A region of Leclercia adecarboxylata DNA encodes the following proteins:
- the fkpB gene encoding FKBP-type peptidyl-prolyl cis-trans isomerase, translated as MSKSVQSNSAMLVHFTLKLDDGSTAESTRNNGKPALFRLGDTSLSEGLEQQLLGLKEGDKKTFSLEPDAAFGVPSPDLIQYFSRREFMDAGEPEIGAIMLFTAMDGSEMPGVIREINGDSITVDFNHPLAGRTVHFDVEVLEIDPVLEDVNADPVG; from the coding sequence ATGTCTAAATCCGTACAGTCCAACAGCGCGATGCTGGTTCATTTCACGCTGAAACTTGATGATGGCTCCACGGCGGAGTCCACCCGCAATAACGGCAAACCGGCGCTGTTCCGTCTGGGTGATACCTCTCTGTCTGAAGGTCTTGAGCAGCAGCTGCTGGGGCTGAAAGAAGGGGATAAAAAAACCTTCTCTCTGGAGCCGGATGCCGCATTTGGCGTGCCGTCCCCGGACCTGATCCAGTACTTCTCGCGTCGTGAATTCATGGATGCGGGGGAACCTGAGATTGGGGCGATTATGCTCTTTACCGCTATGGATGGCAGCGAAATGCCAGGCGTGATCCGTGAAATCAACGGCGACTCGATTACCGTCGATTTCAACCACCCCCTCGCCGGGCGTACCGTCCATTTTGATGTTGAAGTGCTGGAAATCGACCCGGTACTGGAGGATGTGAATGCAGATCCTGTTGGCTAA
- the nhaR gene encoding transcriptional activator NhaR: MSHLNYNHLYYFWHVYKEGSVVGAAEALYLTPQTITGQIKALEERLQGKLFKRKGRGIEPSELGELVFRYADKMFTLSQEMLDIVNYRKESNLLFDVGIADALSKRLVSGVLDAAVVKDEQIHLRCFESTHEMLLEQLSQHKLDMIISDCPIDSTQQEGLFSVKIGECGVSFWCSNPPPEKPFPACLEERRLLVPGRRSMLGRKLLNWFNSQGLNVEILGEFDDAALMKAFGEAHNAIFVAPTLYAQDLYADEKITEIGRVDNVMEEYHAIFAARMIQHPAVQRICNQDYSALFTPPAL; encoded by the coding sequence ATGTCTCATCTTAACTACAACCATCTTTACTATTTCTGGCATGTCTATAAAGAGGGCTCGGTTGTCGGCGCGGCGGAGGCGCTCTATCTGACGCCACAGACCATTACCGGGCAGATCAAAGCCCTTGAAGAACGCCTGCAGGGGAAGCTGTTCAAGCGCAAAGGGCGCGGTATCGAGCCAAGCGAACTGGGCGAGCTGGTGTTTCGCTACGCGGACAAAATGTTCACCCTGAGTCAGGAGATGCTCGATATCGTCAACTACCGCAAAGAGTCGAACCTGCTCTTCGACGTGGGTATTGCGGATGCGTTGTCAAAACGGCTGGTCAGCGGGGTGCTGGATGCGGCAGTGGTGAAGGATGAGCAGATACACCTGCGCTGTTTTGAATCCACGCACGAGATGCTGCTGGAGCAGTTGAGCCAGCACAAGCTGGATATGATTATCTCCGACTGCCCTATCGACTCCACCCAGCAGGAAGGTCTTTTCTCAGTGAAAATTGGCGAGTGCGGCGTCAGCTTCTGGTGCAGCAATCCGCCGCCAGAAAAGCCGTTTCCCGCCTGTCTGGAAGAGCGGCGTTTACTGGTGCCCGGTCGTCGTTCGATGCTGGGCCGCAAGCTGCTGAACTGGTTTAACTCTCAGGGGCTGAACGTTGAAATTCTGGGTGAGTTTGACGATGCCGCGCTAATGAAAGCCTTCGGTGAGGCGCATAACGCGATTTTTGTCGCCCCAACGCTGTATGCCCAGGATCTGTATGCGGACGAGAAAATTACCGAGATAGGGCGGGTGGACAACGTGATGGAAGAGTATCATGCGATATTTGCTGCAAGAATGATTCAGCATCCGGCGGTGCAGCGTATCTGTAACCAGGATTACAGCGCGCTGTTTACGCCACCGGCACTCTGA
- a CDS encoding alanyl-tRNA editing protein — protein MTERLYYISDATEGHAKVVRCTSEPDGRYAVELDRTLFHPQGGGQPADRGAIAGIAVEGVSLRGETVIHILAQPLAPGAVVEMQIDKSTRARHSRWHSAGHLIGYAGERFGWEPVKAHHWPGEGRITFIPREQQISMPDANALLAMIKGWQADNLLLYTDIEAGRRKVRFGDLPAYSCGGTHVKQLAETDGMQILGLKMKKGQLVVTYALHEQA, from the coding sequence ATGACAGAACGACTTTATTACATAAGTGACGCGACAGAAGGCCACGCGAAGGTGGTCCGATGCACATCCGAGCCTGATGGCCGCTACGCCGTTGAGCTGGATCGGACCCTTTTCCATCCGCAGGGTGGCGGACAGCCAGCGGATCGGGGGGCGATCGCGGGGATTGCGGTGGAGGGAGTGAGCCTGCGCGGGGAGACTGTTATTCACATTCTGGCTCAACCGCTTGCGCCAGGCGCGGTGGTGGAAATGCAGATCGATAAAAGTACGCGAGCGCGTCATTCCCGCTGGCACAGCGCAGGTCATTTGATTGGTTACGCCGGTGAGCGGTTTGGTTGGGAGCCAGTAAAAGCCCATCACTGGCCCGGTGAGGGACGAATTACTTTTATCCCCCGGGAGCAACAGATATCGATGCCTGATGCCAACGCGCTGCTCGCGATGATTAAAGGCTGGCAAGCGGACAACCTGCTTCTTTATACCGACATTGAAGCGGGCAGGCGCAAGGTTCGCTTTGGCGATCTTCCTGCCTATTCGTGTGGTGGAACGCATGTTAAACAGCTGGCTGAAACCGATGGGATGCAGATCCTAGGGCTGAAAATGAAAAAAGGGCAGCTGGTGGTGACTTATGCCCTCCATGAGCAGGCATAA
- a CDS encoding LysR family transcriptional regulator: MKPALLPDLATFVTIVEHGNFSTAARITGATPSAISRCVSRLEKEMGCKLMHRTTRKLALTETGKSVYEHALDMLEAAQQAIDSGSSLQTVAQGKLTLSVPKAVGRFVIHPLIPAFLERYPQIDVCLRLEDRYMDLIEDGVDLALRITRTPSPGLYGKPLMPVTHVICATPEYLRRRGTPQHPHDLRAHSCISLGETPADSRWKFTLQGKTEIVQTHGRYAANHTGVRLDAVKQHVGIGSLPLFTAREALERGEIVQVLPAWEFISSYTGDLWLLWTRNKHMPARMRAMINYLNEKMPVIK, translated from the coding sequence ATGAAACCTGCACTCCTGCCCGATCTTGCTACCTTCGTGACCATCGTAGAGCACGGCAACTTTTCAACGGCTGCCCGTATTACGGGAGCAACGCCCTCGGCGATCAGCCGCTGTGTTTCACGCCTCGAAAAGGAGATGGGATGTAAGTTAATGCACCGCACCACGCGCAAGCTGGCCCTTACCGAAACCGGAAAATCGGTTTATGAACACGCGCTGGATATGCTGGAAGCGGCGCAACAGGCAATAGATTCCGGTAGCAGTCTGCAAACCGTTGCCCAGGGAAAGCTCACCTTGAGCGTGCCGAAAGCCGTAGGACGGTTTGTGATCCATCCGCTGATCCCGGCGTTCCTTGAGCGCTACCCGCAAATTGACGTCTGCCTGCGTCTGGAAGATCGTTACATGGACCTGATCGAGGATGGTGTCGATCTGGCATTACGCATCACCAGGACACCCTCTCCTGGCCTGTATGGAAAACCGCTGATGCCGGTAACCCATGTTATTTGCGCCACGCCAGAATACCTTCGTCGCAGAGGTACGCCACAGCATCCGCACGACCTGCGGGCACATAGCTGTATTTCGCTCGGTGAAACCCCAGCCGATTCACGCTGGAAATTCACCTTGCAGGGGAAAACGGAGATCGTCCAGACGCACGGACGCTACGCTGCTAACCACACGGGCGTGCGGCTGGATGCGGTCAAACAGCATGTCGGCATCGGGAGTTTACCGCTGTTTACCGCGCGAGAGGCTCTGGAACGAGGGGAGATTGTGCAGGTTCTGCCGGCTTGGGAGTTTATCAGCAGCTATACGGGCGACCTCTGGCTGCTGTGGACGCGCAACAAACATATGCCAGCCAGAATGCGGGCAATGATCAACTATCTGAATGAAAAAATGCCAGTCATTAAGTGA
- the ispH gene encoding 4-hydroxy-3-methylbut-2-enyl diphosphate reductase, which produces MQILLANPRGFCAGVDRAISIVENALELYGAPIYVRHEVVHNRYVVDSLRARGAIFIEQIDEVPDGAILIFSAHGVSQAVRNEAKNRDLTVFDATCPLVTKVHMEVARASRRGEESILIGHAGHPEVEGTMGQYSNPEGGMYLVESPEDVLTLNVKNEAKLSFMTQTTLSVDDTSDVIDALRSRFPKIVGPRKDDICYATTNRQEAVRALAEQADVVLVVGSKNSSNSNRLAELAQRMGKAAFLIDDATDIQEAWVKEVQCVGVTAGASAPDILVQNVIARLQELGGGEAIPLAGREENIVFEVPKELRIDAREVE; this is translated from the coding sequence ATGCAGATCCTGTTGGCTAACCCGCGCGGCTTCTGCGCCGGTGTAGACCGCGCTATCAGCATTGTTGAAAACGCGCTGGAGCTTTACGGCGCGCCTATTTATGTCCGTCACGAAGTGGTACATAACCGCTACGTGGTGGATAGCCTGCGCGCACGCGGGGCAATCTTTATTGAGCAGATCGACGAAGTGCCGGATGGCGCGATCCTGATCTTCTCCGCACATGGCGTCTCTCAGGCGGTGCGTAACGAAGCGAAAAATCGCGATCTGACCGTTTTCGACGCCACCTGCCCTCTGGTGACCAAAGTGCATATGGAAGTGGCCCGTGCCAGCCGTCGTGGTGAAGAGTCGATTCTGATTGGTCACGCAGGCCACCCGGAAGTGGAAGGGACCATGGGACAGTACAGCAACCCGGAAGGGGGCATGTATCTGGTCGAGTCCCCTGAAGATGTGCTGACGCTGAACGTCAAAAACGAAGCCAAACTGTCGTTTATGACCCAGACCACGCTTTCCGTGGATGATACGTCCGACGTTATCGATGCGCTGCGAAGCCGCTTCCCGAAAATCGTTGGCCCGCGTAAAGATGACATCTGCTACGCCACCACCAACCGTCAGGAAGCGGTGCGCGCCCTGGCGGAGCAGGCGGATGTGGTGCTGGTTGTCGGCTCGAAAAACTCCTCTAACTCCAACCGTCTGGCCGAACTGGCGCAGCGAATGGGGAAAGCCGCGTTCCTGATCGACGATGCTACCGATATTCAGGAAGCCTGGGTAAAAGAGGTGCAGTGCGTTGGCGTGACGGCCGGTGCCTCGGCGCCGGATATTCTGGTGCAGAACGTGATTGCGCGTCTGCAGGAGCTGGGCGGCGGGGAAGCCATTCCGCTGGCGGGCCGCGAAGAGAATATCGTCTTCGAAGTGCCGAAAGAGCTGCGTATCGACGCGCGAGAAGTCGAGTAA
- the nhaA gene encoding Na+/H+ antiporter NhaA — translation MKLLNRFFQNEAAGGIILILAAAIAMLLANLGATRDLYHAFLETPVELRVGVLEINKNMLLWINDALMAVFFLLVGLEVKRELIQGSLASRQRAAFPVIAAIGGMVVPALIYLAFNYQDPIARDGWAIPAATDIAFALGVLALLGNRVPMALKIFLMALAIIDDLGAIVIIALFYTSELSMLSLGVAAAAIAALALLNIFNVRRIGIYVLVGMVLWTAVLKSGVHATLAGVIVGFFVPLRPQQGKSPAKQLEHVLHPWVAFMILPLFAFANAGVSLKGVTLDGMMSMLPLGIIAGLFIGKPLGISLFCWLALKLKLATLPHGTTCRQIMAVGVLCGIGFTMSIFISTLAFGASAPELIDWAKLAILTGSLLSAFTGYALLKTKLPGQVHPE, via the coding sequence GTGAAACTTCTGAATCGTTTTTTCCAGAATGAGGCCGCGGGCGGCATCATTCTTATCCTGGCCGCAGCCATCGCCATGCTGCTGGCAAATCTGGGCGCGACCCGCGACCTGTACCACGCTTTTCTGGAAACCCCCGTTGAGTTACGGGTCGGCGTGCTGGAAATCAACAAGAACATGCTGCTGTGGATCAACGATGCCCTGATGGCGGTCTTTTTCCTGCTGGTGGGGCTGGAGGTCAAGCGTGAGCTGATTCAGGGCTCCCTGGCAAGCCGTCAGCGTGCGGCATTCCCGGTGATTGCCGCTATTGGCGGGATGGTCGTCCCGGCGCTCATCTATCTGGCGTTTAACTATCAGGATCCTATTGCCCGTGATGGCTGGGCTATCCCGGCGGCCACGGATATTGCCTTTGCATTAGGCGTCCTGGCGCTGTTAGGCAACCGCGTGCCGATGGCGTTGAAAATCTTCCTGATGGCGCTGGCAATCATCGATGACCTGGGCGCGATAGTTATTATTGCCCTGTTCTATACCAGCGAGCTGTCGATGCTGTCCCTGGGCGTGGCGGCGGCAGCTATCGCCGCACTGGCGCTGCTGAACATCTTCAACGTGCGTCGGATTGGTATCTATGTGCTGGTGGGAATGGTGCTGTGGACGGCCGTACTGAAATCGGGCGTGCATGCCACCCTTGCCGGGGTGATTGTCGGCTTCTTCGTGCCGCTGAGGCCGCAGCAGGGTAAATCACCGGCGAAGCAGCTGGAGCACGTGCTGCATCCATGGGTCGCTTTTATGATCCTGCCGCTCTTCGCCTTTGCTAACGCCGGTGTCTCCCTTAAGGGCGTCACGCTGGATGGAATGATGTCAATGCTGCCGCTGGGGATCATCGCCGGGCTGTTTATCGGTAAGCCGCTAGGGATCAGCCTCTTCTGCTGGCTGGCGCTGAAGCTGAAGCTGGCCACCTTGCCGCACGGAACCACCTGCCGCCAGATCATGGCCGTTGGCGTCCTTTGCGGGATTGGCTTTACAATGTCGATCTTTATTTCCACGCTGGCGTTTGGCGCGAGTGCACCTGAGCTCATCGACTGGGCTAAGTTGGCTATCTTAACCGGATCGCTGTTGTCGGCATTCACTGGCTATGCCTTACTGAAAACGAAATTGCCGGGGCAGGTGCATCCGGAGTAA
- the ribF gene encoding bifunctional riboflavin kinase/FAD synthetase — protein MKLIRGIHNLSQAPHGCVLTIGNFDGVHRGHQVLLQGLREEGRARGLPVVVMIFEPQPLELFASDKAPARLTRLREKLRYLAQCGVDYVLCVRFDRRFAALTAQNFVGDLLVDRLGVQFLAVGDDFRFGAGRQGDFLLLQKAGLEYGFDVTSTQTFCEGGVRISSTAVRQALADDDLDTAAKLLGRPFSISGRVVHGDELGRTIGFPTANLPLRRQVSPVKGVYAVEVTGLGDKPLPGVANIGTRPTVAGIRQQLEVHLLDVVMDLYGRHIDVILRKKIRNEQRFASLDELKAQIARDELTARDIFGLSNPA, from the coding sequence ATGAAGCTGATACGCGGCATACATAATCTGAGTCAGGCCCCGCACGGGTGTGTGCTGACTATTGGTAATTTCGACGGCGTGCATCGTGGGCATCAGGTGCTGTTGCAGGGATTGCGTGAAGAAGGGCGGGCTCGTGGTCTGCCGGTTGTAGTCATGATTTTTGAGCCGCAGCCGCTGGAGCTGTTTGCCAGCGATAAGGCGCCTGCACGCCTGACCCGCCTGCGTGAAAAATTACGTTATCTCGCGCAGTGCGGCGTGGACTATGTCCTGTGCGTCCGTTTCGACCGACGTTTTGCCGCGCTGACGGCACAAAATTTTGTCGGCGACCTGCTGGTCGATCGTCTTGGCGTGCAGTTTTTGGCTGTGGGCGATGATTTCCGCTTTGGCGCTGGTCGTCAGGGGGATTTCTTGCTATTACAGAAGGCTGGCCTGGAGTATGGCTTTGACGTCACCAGCACCCAGACCTTTTGCGAAGGCGGCGTGCGCATCAGCAGCACGGCGGTTCGTCAGGCGTTAGCCGATGACGATCTCGATACCGCAGCAAAACTGCTCGGACGCCCGTTCTCCATTTCCGGGCGTGTGGTGCATGGCGATGAACTGGGTCGCACCATTGGTTTCCCTACGGCGAATTTACCGTTGCGCCGTCAGGTTTCCCCGGTCAAAGGGGTTTATGCGGTAGAAGTGACGGGGCTCGGCGATAAGCCTTTACCCGGCGTCGCCAATATTGGCACCCGTCCGACAGTGGCTGGCATACGCCAGCAGCTCGAAGTGCATTTGCTGGACGTTGTAATGGACCTCTACGGTCGCCATATAGATGTAATCCTGCGTAAAAAAATACGCAATGAGCAGCGATTCGCCTCGCTTGATGAGCTGAAAGCGCAAATCGCGAGAGATGAATTAACAGCCCGCGACATTTTTGGGCTATCAAACCCGGCTTAA
- the lspA gene encoding signal peptidase II — protein sequence MSKSLSSTGLRWLWLVVVVLIIDLGSKYLILQNFALGDTVPLFPSLNLHYARNYGAAFSFLADSGGWQRWFFAGIALGICVVLAVLMYRGKATQKLNNIAYALIIGGALGNLFDRLWHGFVVDMIDFYVGNWHFATFNLADTAICIGAALIVLEGFLPKPAAKEQA from the coding sequence ATGAGTAAATCACTCTCTTCAACAGGGCTGCGCTGGCTGTGGCTGGTGGTAGTCGTGCTGATTATTGATTTGGGCAGCAAGTACCTGATCCTCCAGAACTTTGCTCTGGGGGATACCGTACCGCTGTTCCCGTCGCTTAATCTGCACTATGCGCGTAACTATGGCGCGGCGTTTAGCTTCCTGGCCGACAGCGGCGGCTGGCAGCGCTGGTTCTTTGCAGGTATCGCGCTCGGTATCTGTGTGGTGCTGGCTGTGCTGATGTACCGCGGGAAAGCCACGCAAAAGCTGAACAACATTGCCTACGCGCTGATCATTGGCGGTGCGCTGGGTAACCTGTTCGACCGTCTGTGGCACGGCTTTGTGGTCGATATGATCGACTTCTACGTCGGCAACTGGCACTTCGCCACCTTCAACCTGGCCGATACGGCGATTTGTATCGGTGCGGCGCTGATTGTGCTGGAAGGCTTCTTGCCGAAACCCGCAGCGAAAGAGCAGGCGTAA
- the rpsT gene encoding 30S ribosomal protein S20, translated as MANIKSAKKRAVQSEKARKHNASRRSMMRTFIKKVYAAIEAGDKAAAQNAFNEMQPIVDRQAAKGLIHKNKAARHKANLTAQISKLA; from the coding sequence TTGGCTAATATCAAATCAGCTAAGAAACGTGCCGTTCAGTCTGAAAAGGCTCGTAAGCACAACGCAAGCCGTCGCTCTATGATGCGTACTTTCATCAAGAAAGTATACGCAGCAATCGAAGCTGGCGACAAAGCTGCAGCGCAGAACGCATTTAACGAAATGCAACCAATCGTGGATCGTCAGGCTGCTAAAGGTCTGATCCACAAAAACAAAGCAGCGCGTCATAAAGCAAACCTGACCGCGCAGATCAGCAAACTGGCTTAA
- a CDS encoding glucose-6-phosphate isomerase family protein has translation MINFGLDMTIAHRPLGFSYGDDVTGPMPEIRTLDQIRPSLRNPDCEGPEQVYAIAMDVARLADRQELEKRMLLFGVVTYAAGTLGDEPVRSQGHVHRISQHSGWSPPELYEIWQGKAIIYMQEFVDDDPGRCFAVLAGPGEKVLVPPGWGHATISASAGEPLTFGAWCDREYGFEYDAVRARKGLAWYPLVQGDHIVWQQNSHYRPGRLQMITPRGYSEFGITDAPIYQQFIDDPARFQFISRPDKTAGLWENFHP, from the coding sequence ATGATTAATTTCGGACTGGATATGACCATCGCGCATCGACCATTGGGCTTCAGCTACGGAGATGACGTTACCGGCCCGATGCCGGAAATTCGCACCCTGGATCAGATCCGTCCGTCGCTGCGCAATCCCGACTGCGAAGGGCCGGAGCAGGTTTATGCTATCGCGATGGACGTGGCGCGCCTGGCGGACAGGCAAGAGCTCGAAAAACGGATGCTGCTGTTTGGCGTGGTGACCTACGCCGCAGGCACGCTCGGCGATGAGCCGGTCCGCAGCCAGGGGCATGTGCACCGTATCAGCCAACACAGCGGATGGTCGCCCCCTGAGCTGTATGAAATCTGGCAGGGTAAAGCGATTATCTATATGCAGGAGTTTGTTGATGACGATCCGGGACGCTGCTTTGCGGTGCTGGCGGGACCGGGTGAAAAAGTGCTGGTTCCGCCCGGATGGGGCCATGCAACCATTTCAGCCTCTGCCGGGGAGCCGCTGACCTTTGGCGCGTGGTGCGATCGGGAATATGGCTTTGAGTATGACGCCGTGCGTGCGCGCAAAGGGCTGGCATGGTATCCCCTGGTTCAGGGCGATCATATTGTCTGGCAGCAAAATAGCCACTACAGGCCGGGGCGATTACAGATGATTACGCCGCGCGGTTATTCGGAATTCGGTATTACCGATGCACCTATTTATCAGCAGTTTATCGACGATCCGGCGCGGTTTCAGTTTATCTCACGACCGGATAAAACCGCCGGGCTGTGGGAAAACTTCCATCCATAA
- the ileS gene encoding isoleucine--tRNA ligase, which yields MSDYKSTLNLPETGFPMRGDLAKREPGMLARWTDDDLYGIIRAAKKGKKTFILHDGPPYANGSIHIGHSVNKILKDIIVKSKGLMGYDSPYVPGWDCHGLPIELKVEQEFGKPGEKFTAAEFRAKCREYAATQVDGQREDFIRLGVLGDWSHPYLTMDFKTEANIIRALGKIIGNGHLHKGAKPVHWCVDCRSALAEAEVEYYDKTSPSIDVAFEGVDQDALQAKFGLPGVNGPISLVIWTTTPWTLPANRAISLSAEFEYALVQVEGRALILAKDLVESVLKRANITDYKILGTVKGAELELMRFKHPFLDFDVPAILGEHVTLEAGTGAVHTAGGHGPDDYNISLQYGLEIANPVGPDGAYLPGTYPALDGINVFKANDIIVNLLRDNGSLLHVEKMQHSYPCCWRHKTPIIFRATPQWFVSMDQKGLRAQSLSEIKGVQWIPDWGQARIESMVANRPDWCISRQRTWGVPMSLFVHKETQELHPRTLELMEEVAKRVEVDGIQAWWDLDSRDILGDDADTYEKVPDTLDVWFDSGSTHSSVVDVRPEFAGHAADMYLEGSDQHRGWFMSSLMISTAMKGKAPYRQVLTHGFTVDGQGRKMSKSIGNTVSPQDVMNKLGADILRLWVASTDYTGEMAVSDEILKRAADSYRRIRNTARFLLANLNGFDPAKDMVKPEEMVVLDRWAVGCAQAAQEDIVKAYDSYDFHEVVQRLMRFCSIEMGSFYLDIIKDRQYTAKADSVARRSCQTALYHIAEALVRWMAPIMSFTADEIWGYLPGDREKYVFTGEWYEGLFGLAETEAMNDGFWDELLKVRGEVNKVIEQARTDKKVGGSLEAAVTLYAEPELAAKLTALGDELRFVLLTSGAKVADYADASADAQQSELLKGLKVALVKADGDKCPRCWHYTTDVGKVAEHADICGRCVSNVAGDGEKRKFA from the coding sequence ATGAGTGACTATAAATCAACCCTGAATTTGCCGGAAACAGGGTTCCCGATGCGCGGCGACCTCGCCAAGCGTGAACCGGGAATGCTGGCGCGTTGGACCGATGATGACCTGTACGGCATCATCCGTGCAGCCAAAAAAGGTAAAAAAACTTTCATTCTGCATGATGGCCCTCCCTATGCGAATGGCAGCATTCATATTGGTCACTCTGTAAACAAGATTCTGAAAGACATTATCGTTAAGTCCAAAGGCTTAATGGGCTATGACTCGCCTTACGTTCCAGGCTGGGACTGTCACGGTCTGCCGATCGAGCTGAAAGTGGAGCAGGAGTTCGGCAAGCCGGGTGAGAAGTTCACCGCTGCTGAATTCCGTGCCAAATGCCGCGAATACGCCGCTACCCAGGTTGACGGTCAGCGCGAAGACTTTATCCGTCTGGGCGTGCTGGGCGACTGGTCGCACCCGTACCTGACCATGGACTTCAAAACCGAAGCCAACATCATCCGTGCGCTGGGCAAAATCATCGGCAACGGCCACCTGCACAAAGGCGCCAAGCCGGTGCACTGGTGCGTGGACTGCCGCTCTGCGCTGGCTGAGGCGGAAGTTGAGTATTACGACAAAACGTCTCCATCCATCGACGTGGCCTTTGAAGGTGTCGATCAGGATGCGCTGCAGGCCAAGTTTGGTCTGCCGGGCGTCAATGGCCCAATCTCACTGGTTATCTGGACCACCACGCCGTGGACCCTGCCTGCTAACCGCGCGATCTCCCTCTCTGCGGAGTTCGAATACGCGCTGGTACAGGTTGAAGGCCGCGCGCTGATCCTGGCAAAAGATCTGGTTGAGAGCGTGCTGAAGCGCGCCAACATCACCGATTACAAAATCCTTGGCACCGTGAAGGGTGCTGAGCTGGAGCTGATGCGCTTTAAACACCCGTTCCTTGATTTCGACGTTCCGGCAATCCTGGGCGAGCACGTTACCCTGGAAGCGGGTACCGGTGCGGTACATACCGCCGGTGGTCACGGTCCGGATGACTACAACATCAGCCTGCAGTACGGTCTGGAAATCGCTAACCCGGTTGGCCCGGACGGCGCTTACCTGCCAGGCACGTACCCGGCGCTGGACGGCATCAACGTCTTTAAAGCCAACGACATCATCGTCAACCTGCTGCGCGACAACGGCTCGCTGCTGCACGTTGAGAAAATGCAGCACAGCTATCCATGCTGCTGGCGCCACAAGACGCCGATCATCTTCCGTGCGACCCCGCAGTGGTTCGTCAGCATGGATCAGAAAGGCCTGCGCGCGCAGTCCCTCTCCGAGATCAAAGGCGTGCAGTGGATCCCTGACTGGGGCCAGGCGCGTATCGAATCCATGGTCGCGAACCGTCCTGACTGGTGTATCTCCCGTCAGCGTACCTGGGGCGTACCTATGTCCCTGTTCGTCCATAAAGAGACCCAGGAGCTGCACCCGCGCACCCTGGAGCTGATGGAAGAAGTGGCCAAACGCGTTGAGGTTGACGGCATTCAGGCGTGGTGGGATCTCGACTCCCGCGACATCCTGGGCGACGACGCTGATACCTACGAGAAAGTGCCGGATACCCTGGACGTCTGGTTCGACTCCGGTTCTACCCACTCCTCCGTGGTTGACGTGCGTCCGGAATTTGCCGGTCACGCCGCCGACATGTATCTGGAAGGTTCTGACCAACACCGTGGCTGGTTCATGTCATCTCTGATGATCTCCACCGCCATGAAGGGCAAAGCGCCATACCGTCAGGTACTGACTCACGGCTTCACCGTGGATGGTCAGGGCCGCAAGATGTCCAAATCTATCGGTAACACCGTTTCTCCGCAGGACGTGATGAACAAGCTGGGCGCGGATATTCTGCGTCTGTGGGTGGCATCCACCGACTACACCGGCGAAATGGCGGTCTCCGACGAGATCCTGAAACGTGCTGCCGACAGCTATCGTCGTATCCGTAACACCGCGCGCTTCCTGCTGGCAAACCTCAACGGTTTCGATCCGGCAAAAGATATGGTGAAACCGGAAGAGATGGTGGTGCTGGATCGCTGGGCGGTAGGCTGTGCCCAGGCGGCGCAGGAAGACATCGTTAAAGCGTATGACTCCTACGATTTCCACGAAGTGGTGCAGCGCCTGATGCGCTTCTGCTCCATCGAGATGGGCTCTTTCTACCTCGACATCATCAAAGACCGTCAGTACACCGCCAAAGCGGACAGCGTGGCGCGTCGCAGCTGCCAGACTGCGCTGTATCACATCGCGGAAGCGCTGGTGCGCTGGATGGCACCGATCATGTCCTTCACCGCAGATGAGATCTGGGGCTATCTGCCAGGCGACCGTGAGAAGTATGTCTTCACCGGCGAGTGGTATGAAGGCCTGTTTGGTCTGGCTGAAACTGAAGCCATGAACGATGGCTTCTGGGACGAGCTGCTGAAAGTGCGCGGCGAAGTGAACAAGGTGATCGAACAGGCGCGTACCGACAAGAAAGTGGGCGGCTCTCTGGAAGCGGCAGTGACCCTGTATGCCGAGCCAGAGCTGGCGGCGAAGCTGACGGCGCTGGGCGATGAATTACGATTTGTCCTGTTGACCTCCGGTGCGAAAGTTGCGGATTATGCCGACGCGAGCGCTGATGCCCAGCAGAGCGAACTGCTCAAAGGGCTGAAAGTGGCGCTGGTGAAAGCCGATGGTGATAAGTGCCCGCGTTGCTGGCATTACACCACCGATGTCGGCAAGGTGGCGGAACACGCAGATATCTGCGGACGCTGTGTCAGCAACGTCGCCGGTGATGGCGAAAAACGTAAGTTTGCCTGA